In a genomic window of Halostella litorea:
- a CDS encoding DUF7117 family protein, with protein sequence MEIRGERECRDCGNRWSYYDTGSVTCPDCGSMHSVGVDEQRRLHTTSPVELDLTEARDLVDVEPLHRVADAAKEACREYVRKRGFVHGGDLRDLDDGYLAAAELMHAADAFGRAFQPSEAEELYFLELLRGADAGERPDPADVPESIRETRGLAAANAVREYGRDLRQWADDLDPAAEDALERLGDHVRRVRALGGDVEPRTGDALVAVARDVGAYCRNGDENALATATDRLDRLE encoded by the coding sequence ATGGAGATCCGCGGCGAGCGCGAGTGTCGGGACTGTGGCAACCGCTGGTCGTACTACGACACGGGCAGCGTCACCTGCCCCGACTGCGGGAGCATGCACAGCGTCGGCGTCGACGAACAGCGCCGCCTGCACACCACCAGCCCGGTCGAACTGGACCTGACCGAGGCGCGGGACCTGGTCGACGTCGAACCGCTCCACCGCGTCGCGGACGCCGCGAAGGAGGCGTGTCGGGAGTACGTCCGCAAGCGCGGCTTCGTCCACGGCGGCGACCTCCGCGACCTCGACGACGGCTACCTCGCGGCGGCCGAACTCATGCACGCGGCGGACGCCTTCGGGCGGGCGTTCCAGCCCTCGGAGGCCGAAGAACTGTATTTCCTCGAACTGCTCCGCGGCGCGGACGCGGGCGAGCGCCCCGACCCGGCGGACGTGCCCGAATCGATCCGGGAGACCCGGGGGCTCGCCGCCGCCAACGCCGTCCGCGAGTACGGCCGCGACCTCCGGCAGTGGGCCGACGACCTCGACCCCGCCGCCGAGGACGCCCTGGAGCGCCTGGGCGACCACGTCAGGCGCGTCCGGGCGCTCGGCGGGGACGTGGAGCCCCGGACCGGGGACGCGCTGGTCGCGGTCGCGCGGGACGTCGGGGCGTACTGCCGGAACGGCGACGAGAACGCGCTGGCGACGGCGACCGACCGGCTGGACCGGCTGGAGTAG
- a CDS encoding bifunctional methylenetetrahydrofolate dehydrogenase/methenyltetrahydrofolate cyclohydrolase: MTNVIDGNAVADGIRDDLSDSIDALEAAGVTPGLATVLMGGDAGSETYISMKQKACDSVGIDGTHVEIDPEKPPEALYDTIDELNADPSVHGILVQMPLPDHVPKREVLRRIDPAKDVDGFHPENVGRLVAGDARFKPCTPHGIQKLLEAADVDPEGKDAVVVGRSEIVGKPMANLLIQKAEGGNATVTVCHSRTDDLAAKTREADIVVAAAGVPEMIDGSMLSEGVTVVDVGINRVDADTDKGYELVGDVEFESAKGKADAITPVPGGVGPMTIAMLLYNTVKAASLQECVDVELP, from the coding sequence ATGACGAACGTCATCGACGGCAACGCGGTCGCCGACGGGATCCGCGACGACCTCTCGGACTCCATCGACGCGCTCGAAGCGGCGGGCGTGACGCCCGGCCTCGCCACGGTGTTGATGGGCGGCGACGCCGGCTCGGAGACGTACATCTCGATGAAACAGAAGGCCTGCGACTCCGTCGGTATCGACGGGACGCACGTCGAGATCGACCCGGAGAAGCCGCCCGAGGCGCTGTACGACACCATCGACGAACTGAACGCCGACCCCTCCGTGCACGGGATCCTCGTCCAGATGCCGCTGCCCGACCACGTCCCGAAGCGGGAGGTGCTCCGGCGGATCGACCCGGCGAAGGACGTGGACGGGTTCCACCCGGAGAACGTCGGCCGGCTGGTCGCGGGCGACGCCCGGTTCAAGCCCTGCACGCCCCACGGCATCCAGAAGCTGCTCGAAGCGGCGGACGTCGACCCAGAGGGGAAAGACGCCGTCGTCGTCGGGCGCTCGGAGATAGTCGGCAAGCCGATGGCGAACCTGCTGATCCAGAAGGCCGAGGGCGGCAACGCGACGGTGACGGTGTGTCACTCCCGCACCGACGACCTCGCGGCCAAGACCCGCGAGGCGGACATCGTCGTCGCGGCCGCGGGCGTCCCGGAGATGATAGACGGCTCGATGCTGTCGGAGGGCGTCACCGTCGTCGACGTGGGGATCAACCGCGTCGACGCGGACACCGACAAGGGGTACGAACTGGTCGGCGACGTCGAGTTCGAGAGCGCGAAGGGGAAGGCCGACGCCATCACGCCGGTCCCCGGCGGCGTCGGGCCGATGACCATCGCGATGCTCCTGTACAACACGGTGAAGGCGGCGAGCCTGCAGGAATGCGTCGACGTGGAACTACCCTGA
- the glyA gene encoding serine hydroxymethyltransferase, which produces MNYDTVREADPAVADALADEVDRQRDTLSMIASENHVSEAVMEAQGSALTNKYAEGYPGSRYYAGCENADEVEELAVSRAKELWGAEHVNVQPHSGTQANMGVYLAMLEPGDKILSLDLTHGGHLSHGHQANFTGQLFEVEQYEVDEGTGYVDYEGLREHAEAFEPDIVVSGYSAYPREVEWERVQAAADAVDAYHLADIAHITGLVAAGVHESPVGVADFVTGSTHKTIRAGRGGIIMCGEEHADAIDSAVFPGSQGGPLMHNVAGKAVGFKEALEPEFETYAERVVENAEALGETLQDRGFSLVSGGTDTHLVLADLRESHPEVTGSDAEEALEEVGIVLNANTVPGETRSPFVASGIRAGTPALTTRGFGPEEMAQVGACIADVVDNVDDADVKAEVAERVQDLCDEHPLYE; this is translated from the coding sequence ATGAACTACGACACCGTCCGCGAGGCCGACCCGGCGGTCGCCGACGCCCTCGCCGACGAGGTAGACCGGCAGCGCGACACGCTGTCGATGATCGCGAGCGAGAACCACGTCAGCGAGGCCGTCATGGAGGCCCAGGGCAGCGCCCTCACCAACAAGTACGCCGAGGGCTACCCCGGGTCGCGCTACTACGCCGGCTGCGAGAACGCCGACGAGGTCGAGGAGCTCGCCGTCTCGCGGGCGAAGGAGCTGTGGGGGGCCGAGCACGTCAACGTCCAGCCCCACAGCGGCACGCAGGCGAACATGGGCGTCTACCTGGCGATGCTGGAGCCGGGCGACAAGATACTCTCGCTGGACCTGACCCACGGCGGCCACCTCAGCCACGGCCACCAGGCGAACTTCACCGGCCAGCTGTTCGAGGTCGAGCAGTACGAAGTCGACGAGGGGACCGGCTACGTCGACTACGAGGGCCTCCGCGAGCACGCCGAGGCGTTCGAGCCGGACATCGTCGTCTCGGGCTACTCCGCGTACCCGCGTGAGGTCGAGTGGGAGCGCGTGCAGGCCGCGGCCGACGCCGTCGACGCCTACCACCTCGCGGACATCGCCCACATCACCGGCCTCGTTGCGGCGGGCGTCCACGAGTCGCCGGTCGGCGTCGCGGACTTCGTCACGGGCAGCACGCACAAGACGATCCGCGCCGGCCGCGGCGGCATCATCATGTGTGGCGAGGAACACGCCGACGCGATAGACAGCGCCGTCTTCCCCGGCTCGCAGGGCGGCCCGCTGATGCACAACGTCGCCGGCAAGGCGGTCGGGTTCAAGGAGGCGCTCGAACCCGAGTTCGAGACGTACGCCGAGCGGGTCGTCGAGAACGCCGAGGCCCTCGGCGAGACCCTGCAGGACCGGGGCTTCTCGCTGGTCTCCGGCGGTACCGACACCCACCTCGTGCTCGCGGACCTCCGGGAGTCCCACCCCGAGGTCACCGGCAGCGACGCCGAGGAGGCCTTAGAGGAGGTCGGCATCGTCCTGAACGCGAACACGGTGCCCGGCGAGACGCGCTCGCCGTTCGTCGCCAGCGGCATCCGCGCCGGCACGCCCGCCCTGACGACCCGCGGGTTCGGCCCCGAGGAGATGGCGCAGGTCGGCGCGTGCATCGCGGACGTGGTCGACAACGTCGACGACGCGGACGTGAAGGCGGAGGTCGCCGAGCGCGTACAGGACCTCTGCGACGAGCACCCGCTGTACGAGTAG